One genomic region from Amaranthus tricolor cultivar Red isolate AtriRed21 chromosome 12, ASM2621246v1, whole genome shotgun sequence encodes:
- the LOC130797323 gene encoding ammonium transporter 1 member 2-like, producing MSCNADELFPLLGNSANATAAATYLCDRFKTVTYAVDTTYLLFSTYLVFAMQLGFAMLCAGSVRAKSTMNIMLINVLDAAAGSLSYYLFGFAFAFGAPSNPFIGHHFFALKNVPSSSDAGTFDYSLFLYQWAFAIAAAGITSGSIAERTKFVAYLIYSFFLTGFVYPVVSHWFWSVDGWASPFKTDNLLFGSGAIDFAGSGVVHMVGGIAGLWGAFIVGPRIGRFGGGSGGSVILRGHSGSLVVLGTFLLWFGWYGFNPGSFLTILKPYGAPGGFYGQWSAVSRTAVTTTLAGSTAALTTLFGKRMLVGHWNVIDVCNGLLGGFAAITSGCSVVEPWAAIICGFVAAWVLIGFNKLAELVKYDDPLEAAQLHGGCGAWGLLFTGLFAKERYVGEVYGSGRPYGLFMGGGGKLFAAQVIQILVIFGWVTALMAPLFLILKAVGLLRISSKDEMAGLDLTKHGGFAYVYHDEDDPSQRPPQFMTTRVEPTSITPERQSNNV from the coding sequence ATGTCTTGCAACGCAGACGAGCTCTTCCCTCTTTTAGGTAACTCCGCCAACGCCACCGCCGCAGCCACCTACCTATGTGATCGTTTCAAGACCGTAACATACGCCGTCGACACCACCTACCTCCTCTTCTCAACCTACTTAGTCTTCGCCATGCAATTAGGATTCGCCATGCTATGTGCCGGGTCGGTACGGGCGAAAAGTACCATGAATATTATGCTTATTAATGTTCTTGATGCTGCTGCTGGCTCTCTTTCTTACTACCTTTTTGGGTTTGCCTTTGCCTTTGGAGCCCCTTCAAATCCCTTTATAGGCCACCATTTTTTCGCCTTAAAAAATGTTCCCTCATCGTCTGATGCAGGGACTTTTGATTATAGTCTGTTTTTATATCAATGGGCTTTTGCTATTGCTGCTGCTGGTATCACTAGTGGGTCCATAGCAGAACGTACCAAATTTGTTGCTTATCTTATTTACTCATTTTTCTTAACGGGCTTTGTTTACCCGGTTGTGTCTCATTGGTTTTGGTCTGTGGACGGGTGGGCTAGCCCGTTTAAGACTGATAACTTGTTGTTTGGTTCTGGTGCTATTGACTTTGCTGGTTCTGGGGTTGTCCATATGGTGGGTGGAATTGCGGGTCTATGGGGGGCTTTTATTGTAGGACCCAGGATTGGTCGGTTTGGAGGCGGGTCCGGTGGATCCGTTATCCTAAGAGGGCATAGTGGATCCTTGGTTGTCTTAGGTACTTtcttgctttggtttggttggTATGGTTTTAACCCTGGTTCGTTTTTGACTATTCTTAAACCATACGGTGCTCCTGGAGGATTTTACGGTCAATGGAGTGCAGTTTCAAGGACAGCTGTCACTACCACGTTGGCTGGATCCACAGCTGCGTTGACTACTTTATTTGGAAAGAGGATGTTAGTTGGTCATTGGAATGTGATAGATGTGTGTAACGGGCTTCTAGGCGGGTTTGCAGCAATTACTTCCGGATGTTCCGTGGTTGAACCATGGGCAGCAATTATTTGTGGGTTTGTAGCGGCTTGGGTTTTGATCGGGTTTAATAAACTAGCCGAGTTGGTAAAATATGACGACCCGCTTGAGGCAGCCCAACTACACGGTGGGTGTGGTGCTTGGGGTCTACTCTTTACAGGTCTATTCGCAAAAGAAAGGTATGTTGGGGAAGTGTACGGGTCGGGTAGACCCTATGGGTTATTCATGGGTGGTGGAGGAAAGCTATTTGCGGCCCAAGTGATCCAAATACTAGTCATATTTGGTTGGGTAACTGCCTTAATGGCTCCCCTATTCTTAATCTTGAAAGCAGTAGGACTTTTAAGGATTTCAAGTAAAGATGAAATGGCGGGTCTGGATCTTACCAAACATGGTGGATTTGCCTATGTGTACCACGACGAAGACGACCCATCACAAAGGCCGCCCCAGTTTATGACCACAAGGGTGGAGCCCACTAGCATCACTCCAGAAAGACAATCAAATAACGTATga
- the LOC130797324 gene encoding protein MAINTENANCE OF MERISTEMS-like — protein MSELRRRGAFSCGCVNVAELMQLCHRSQTMDTHTTAYYMAIVGSTLLADKIRIGMRPHPILAVNVDQQEVAWGAVTLVYLYRQLGMASRAGCKTIAGCLTFFQTWIYEYFSTFRPHPRREDVPNMTRAEIWSTKKPCREVDRLRDCRRVLDSMTETQVEWTLYNSTPSALLNEHPRTTIIGGITCFVIVEVYLPERTLRQIGFMQAIHPEPMRPAKAL, from the exons ATGTCTGAGCTTCGGCGTAGAGGTGCGTTCAGCTGCGGTTGTGTGaacgttgctgaactgatgcagCTGTGTCATAGGTCCCAGACCATGGATACCCATacgacagcgtactacatggctatcgtcggctctaccttgctggcggataagatcagaattggcatgcgacctcacccgatacttgccgtgaacGTCGATCAGCAGGAggtggcctggggtgcggtgaccttggtGTACTTGTataggcagctcggaatggcatctagggccggttgcaagaccattgcgggcTGCCTCACATTtttccagacatggatctatgagtacttttccactttccgccctcatcctcgccgagaagatgtgccaaacatgactagaGCGGAGATTTGGTCAACGAAGAAACCATGTCGTGAGGTGGACAGGCTGAGGGACTGCCGTAGGGTTCTTGACTCaatgacggagactcag gtggaatggactctgTACAATTCTACTCCTAGTGCGTTactgaatgagcacccacgcaccactaTCATAGGGGGTATCACGTGCTTTGttatcgtcgaggtgtatttgccggagcggacATTGCGACAAATCGGGTTCATGCAGGCTATTCACCCCGAACCTAtgagaccagccaaggctctctga